A window from Nitrospira sp. ND1 encodes these proteins:
- a CDS encoding type II toxin-antitoxin system RelE/ParE family toxin: MESFDVLRDGELGLGLTLDEEKGTKKRGRESLLDHRFAAPAPAALNSGPATSSFTRSGCQNRSSNNDSRPLSFRDLTGYYKLYAAKKSIRIVYRIIDQKILVEVVAIGKREDLAVYQEALKRFTHQDR; the protein is encoded by the coding sequence ATGGAATCGTTCGATGTACTCCGTGATGGCGAACTGGGCCTCGGCCTGACTCTGGACGAAGAAAAGGGGACGAAGAAAAGGGGTCGGGAGTCTTTATTGGACCATCGTTTTGCGGCTCCGGCACCCGCAGCTTTGAATTCTGGACCGGCAACCTCGTCATTCACACGATCAGGTTGCCAGAATCGCTCGTCAAACAATGACTCTCGACCCCTTTCTTTCCGCGATCTCACCGGCTATTACAAACTCTACGCAGCGAAGAAATCGATCCGTATCGTGTACCGGATCATCGACCAAAAGATCCTGGTCGAAGTCGTCGCCATTGGAAAGCGCGAAGATCTCGCGGTCTATCAGGAAGCACTCAAGCGATTCACACACCAGGACCGATAG
- a CDS encoding type II toxin-antitoxin system RelE/ParE family toxin: MSGPVPVRIVRSAARAIQEAAEWWVVNRPKAADGFTVELERAIQLLSSQPTIGARARNARLTGVRRIHLTRIHYYLLPCDC; the protein is encoded by the coding sequence GTGAGCGGCCCAGTCCCTGTCCGTATCGTCCGGAGCGCCGCCCGGGCCATTCAAGAAGCTGCCGAATGGTGGGTCGTTAATCGACCAAAGGCTGCTGATGGCTTTACGGTTGAGCTGGAACGTGCGATCCAACTTCTTTCATCCCAGCCGACCATCGGAGCACGAGCCCGCAACGCTAGGCTGACCGGGGTTCGCCGCATTCATCTCACCCGCATTCATTACTATCTCCTACCGTGTGATTGCTGA
- a CDS encoding phosphatase PAP2 family protein: MTDPFRPFIVAGMGLDETLFHSINGVAGRSSLLDWVMVELAKPGNLLYPILLAAAYWFWKNQRECLIGAAALAGVIGAADALGTQLKGLVQRPRPCVTLADVHQLLGCGGAFSFPSNHAANTAAAAAFFQVLYPKSGWIGWPLVAAIGISRVYIGAHYLTDVMGGWVVGGLIXXAWSLTRWSRFRPRAERMAPAAVRQSSAGSIS; the protein is encoded by the coding sequence TTGACTGATCCCTTCCGACCCTTTATCGTCGCGGGCATGGGTTTGGACGAGACTCTCTTTCACAGCATCAACGGCGTGGCCGGTCGGTCGAGTCTGCTGGATTGGGTGATGGTCGAATTGGCCAAACCGGGCAATCTGCTGTATCCCATTCTGCTCGCTGCGGCCTATTGGTTCTGGAAGAACCAGCGGGAATGTCTGATCGGAGCGGCGGCGTTGGCCGGCGTGATCGGTGCGGCGGATGCGTTGGGCACGCAACTCAAGGGGCTTGTGCAGCGTCCACGTCCCTGTGTGACGCTTGCGGATGTGCATCAATTGCTGGGCTGCGGCGGGGCCTTTTCCTTTCCTTCCAATCACGCGGCCAATACCGCGGCGGCGGCGGCGTTCTTCCAGGTGCTCTATCCAAAATCGGGCTGGATCGGCTGGCCGCTTGTGGCGGCCATTGGCATTTCGCGCGTCTACATCGGGGCCCATTACCTGACGGATGTGATGGGTGGATGGGTGGTGGGCGGATTGATCGNNNNNGCCTGGTCGCTCACCCGTTGGTCTCGATTCAGGCCGCGTGCTGAGCGCATGGCTCCCGCCGCTGTGCGACAGTCCTCAGCCGGTTCGATCTCCTGA
- a CDS encoding GTP-binding protein has product MTQPQTLPVPFYVLCGSLGAGKTTLLMRLLEFWNSQGHKVGVLMNEAGEVSIDGPRAGTIAEQVLNLAGGCICCDTKDDLAWSITQLVQDYQSTVIVLECSGMADPAEVVDAVTDAYVSRIAKLERIFAMLHPVPLPDTGMAELVTRNAIRYADDLILNKRDLYIPGHWEQFRETITHHNPYGRIWETNHARLDISALLAAPATRTVPTNVSFGKPPTADERHDARAPHHPMVTTVRLPKPLDRKKFMEWTKSLPEGMERAKGFFRFAGEPELQEFQFFPPRTSTVAPVMLLDEPDHVVVLIGRAYDQEGCRASLLACLAS; this is encoded by the coding sequence ATGACTCAGCCGCAGACACTCCCGGTTCCCTTTTACGTCCTGTGCGGATCGCTCGGCGCCGGCAAGACGACGCTGCTCATGCGCCTCCTCGAATTCTGGAACAGCCAGGGCCATAAGGTCGGCGTGCTCATGAACGAGGCGGGCGAAGTCAGCATCGACGGGCCGCGCGCGGGCACGATCGCGGAGCAAGTTCTCAATCTTGCCGGCGGCTGCATCTGTTGCGACACCAAAGACGATTTGGCCTGGAGCATCACCCAGCTCGTGCAGGACTACCAATCCACGGTGATCGTGCTGGAATGCTCCGGCATGGCGGACCCGGCGGAAGTGGTCGATGCCGTGACGGATGCCTACGTATCACGCATCGCGAAGCTTGAACGGATCTTCGCAATGTTGCATCCCGTGCCCCTGCCCGATACCGGCATGGCGGAACTCGTGACCCGTAACGCGATTCGTTACGCCGATGACTTGATCCTGAATAAACGGGATCTCTACATCCCCGGTCATTGGGAGCAATTTCGCGAGACCATCACCCATCACAATCCGTATGGACGAATCTGGGAAACCAACCACGCGCGGCTCGACATTTCCGCGTTGCTCGCCGCGCCGGCGACACGCACAGTGCCGACCAACGTGTCGTTCGGGAAACCGCCCACAGCGGACGAGAGGCACGACGCGCGCGCACCTCATCACCCGATGGTGACCACGGTGCGGCTACCAAAGCCGCTCGACCGCAAAAAGTTCATGGAATGGACGAAGTCGTTGCCGGAGGGAATGGAGCGAGCGAAGGGATTTTTTCGGTTTGCGGGAGAACCCGAACTGCAGGAGTTTCAGTTTTTTCCGCCGCGCACCAGCACGGTCGCGCCGGTCATGTTGCTCGATGAACCGGACCATGTCGTGGTCTTGATCGGACGTGCCTACGACCAGGAAGGCTGCCGCGCCTCCCTCCTCGCCTGCCTCGCTTCATAA
- a CDS encoding cation diffusion facilitator family transporter has translation MVPHTYHELRSRLRIALALNAVIIVAEFVGGFLTNSIGLIGDAGHNLVDQGSLFLALYAHILTARPATDSRTFGYHRAGIVAAFLNSFILLLTAVGITIMSAQRILTPVPIPGGWVMLIALISFVANLSIALLLQHGAKDDLNIRSAFWHMLSDAWVSLGVVVSGGAIMLTGWSVLDPLVSLFVVLAIVRGAWPLFKESLEVLLESTPPGVSPAQVAATIESIPGVKNVHDLHIWAVEPRLIMMTTHVQVDGDDEALTSELLHTIRERITTDFGIKHLTIQLETECCHPEAVHCDLSKLHDQHSHPEFLHSHH, from the coding sequence ATGGTTCCTCACACCTACCATGAACTCCGCTCCCGATTGAGGATTGCGCTCGCCCTCAACGCCGTCATCATCGTCGCGGAATTTGTCGGCGGCTTCCTCACGAACAGCATCGGTCTGATCGGAGACGCGGGCCACAACCTCGTCGATCAGGGCTCCCTGTTCCTGGCGTTATACGCGCACATCCTGACGGCGCGCCCCGCCACCGACAGCCGGACCTTCGGGTATCACCGGGCCGGCATCGTGGCCGCATTCCTCAACTCCTTTATCCTGCTGCTCACTGCCGTCGGCATCACGATCATGAGCGCCCAGCGCATCCTGACTCCTGTCCCGATTCCCGGCGGCTGGGTCATGCTCATCGCCCTCATCAGCTTTGTCGCCAATCTGTCGATCGCACTCCTGCTCCAGCACGGGGCGAAAGACGACCTCAATATCCGCAGCGCCTTCTGGCACATGCTGAGCGATGCCTGGGTCTCATTAGGGGTCGTGGTGAGCGGAGGGGCCATCATGCTGACCGGCTGGTCCGTCCTCGACCCGTTGGTAAGCCTCTTCGTCGTGCTGGCGATCGTTCGAGGCGCCTGGCCGCTCTTTAAAGAATCACTTGAGGTCCTCCTGGAGTCCACCCCGCCCGGCGTCAGCCCCGCGCAGGTCGCCGCCACCATCGAATCCATTCCCGGTGTGAAGAATGTCCATGACCTGCACATCTGGGCGGTTGAGCCGCGCCTCATCATGATGACCACGCATGTGCAAGTCGACGGAGACGATGAAGCCCTCACCAGCGAATTGCTCCACACCATCCGAGAGCGCATCACAACCGACTTCGGCATCAAGCATCTGACGATCCAGCTCGAAACCGAATGCTGCCATCCCGAAGCCGTCCACTGCGACCTCTCGAAACTCCACGACCAGCATTCCCATCCCGAGTTTCTGCACAGCCACCATTAA
- the ftsH gene encoding ATP-dependent zinc metalloprotease FtsH, producing MDPKQRQFSIWYMFIALWVLILLQTFLPSFFNPTEIPYSEFKESVAAGKVTEVAVSPQIIHGKLKEDKVFHTIRIEDPDLLKNLAEHQVKVTGVIESTLFRDVLSWIVPIVLFFGVWWFLLRRMGQSQGFMTVGQSKAKIYVEKEVKVTFADVAGVDEAKQELEEIIEFLKTPEKFRRLGGKIPKGILLVGPPGTGKTLLAKAVAGEAGVPFFSISGSEFVEMFVGVGAARVRDLFEQAKGKAPCIIFLDELDALGKARGVGPMAHEEREQTLNQLLVEMDGFDSRVGVILVAATNRPEILDPALLRAGRFDRQVLVDRPDKIGRLAILKVHARTITIANQADLETIAAMTPGFVGADLANLLNEAALLAVRRGKDTVSLSELQEAVERVIGGLEKKNRVLNKMERARVAHHEVGHALVAMSIPGGDAVHKISIIPRGIAALGYTMQLPTEDRFLMTVSELKNRIAILLGGRAAEEVIYGEVSTGAQDDLRKATDIAKSMVKAYGMSEKLGQVSLERDRQSIFLQTGPSQTPGDYSEQTSREIDCEVRVLIDEQYEHARNLITSQEAILRKAAQVLLEKETISGEELKTLAASH from the coding sequence ATGGATCCTAAACAACGGCAATTTTCCATCTGGTACATGTTCATCGCCCTCTGGGTGCTGATCCTGCTTCAGACGTTTCTCCCCTCGTTCTTCAACCCGACTGAAATACCTTACAGCGAGTTCAAAGAATCCGTGGCGGCGGGCAAGGTCACCGAAGTCGCGGTCTCTCCGCAGATCATTCACGGGAAACTGAAAGAGGACAAGGTCTTCCACACGATTCGTATCGAAGACCCGGACCTGCTCAAGAATCTTGCGGAACATCAGGTGAAGGTCACCGGCGTCATCGAGAGCACGTTGTTCCGCGACGTGTTGTCCTGGATCGTGCCGATCGTCCTCTTCTTCGGCGTCTGGTGGTTCCTCTTGCGCCGCATGGGACAGAGCCAGGGCTTCATGACAGTCGGTCAGAGCAAAGCCAAGATCTACGTGGAGAAGGAAGTGAAGGTGACGTTTGCCGACGTGGCCGGGGTGGACGAGGCCAAGCAGGAGCTGGAAGAGATCATCGAGTTCCTCAAGACACCGGAAAAGTTTCGTCGGCTGGGCGGCAAGATCCCCAAAGGCATCCTGCTGGTCGGCCCGCCGGGTACCGGAAAAACCCTTCTGGCGAAGGCCGTGGCAGGAGAAGCAGGCGTGCCGTTCTTCTCCATCAGCGGCTCGGAATTCGTGGAGATGTTCGTCGGCGTCGGCGCGGCCCGCGTGCGGGACCTCTTCGAGCAGGCCAAGGGCAAGGCGCCCTGCATCATTTTCCTCGACGAGCTCGACGCGCTAGGCAAGGCTCGCGGAGTCGGCCCGATGGCCCATGAAGAACGGGAACAGACCTTGAATCAGTTGCTGGTCGAAATGGACGGCTTCGATTCACGCGTCGGGGTCATTCTCGTGGCCGCCACCAACCGCCCAGAAATTCTGGACCCCGCGCTGCTGCGGGCCGGGCGATTCGATCGGCAAGTGCTCGTAGACCGGCCGGATAAGATCGGGCGACTCGCGATTCTGAAAGTCCATGCCCGCACCATCACGATTGCCAATCAGGCGGATCTGGAAACGATCGCCGCCATGACGCCCGGCTTTGTCGGCGCCGATCTGGCTAATCTGCTGAATGAAGCGGCGTTGCTCGCAGTCCGGAGAGGCAAAGACACCGTCAGTCTGTCCGAGTTGCAGGAAGCCGTGGAGCGCGTCATCGGCGGACTCGAAAAGAAAAACCGCGTCCTCAATAAAATGGAACGAGCCCGGGTCGCCCATCACGAGGTCGGCCATGCGTTGGTGGCCATGTCCATCCCGGGCGGCGATGCGGTGCACAAGATCTCAATCATTCCACGAGGTATTGCCGCGCTCGGATACACCATGCAGCTCCCGACCGAAGACCGGTTCCTCATGACCGTGTCGGAACTCAAGAACCGAATCGCGATCCTCTTGGGTGGTCGGGCGGCGGAAGAAGTCATCTATGGCGAAGTCTCGACCGGCGCGCAGGACGATTTACGAAAGGCCACCGATATCGCCAAGAGCATGGTGAAAGCCTACGGTATGAGCGAGAAACTCGGCCAGGTGAGCCTGGAGCGGGATCGGCAATCCATCTTCCTGCAGACCGGTCCCTCGCAGACACCGGGAGACTATAGCGAACAAACCTCCCGTGAAATCGATTGTGAGGTCCGGGTGTTGATCGATGAACAGTACGAACATGCGCGCAATCTCATCACATCCCAGGAGGCCATCCTGCGGAAGGCGGCACAGGTGCTGCTCGAAAAAGAAACGATCAGCGGAGAAGAACTCAAAACACTCGCCGCATCGCACTGA
- the metG gene encoding methionine--tRNA ligase has product MNKRDTFYITTPIYYVNDVPHIGHAYTTVAADVLARYWRLRGRDVFFLTGLDEHGQKVQQAAAKAGIDPQAHCDRLAPQFTNLWQRLNISNDAFIRTTDKQHQAVVQRYLQQLYDKQLIYKADYTGWYCTYDERFWTEKDVADGLCPDCKRSIERLSEHNYFFKMGQYQERLIDHIRTHEDFIRPVSRRNEVLGFLQTQKLGDLSISRPKSRLSWGIELPFDKDYVTYVWFDALVNYVSALEYKSGLERFWPANAHLVGKDILTTHAVYWSTMLMALERPLPHSIFAHGWWTVDGEKMSKSRGNVVDPNAMIDQFGADAFRYFLLREVPFGQDGDFSEQALARRVNSDLANGIGNLLSRTLTMIERNCSGSIPTVPTDYLDSEAARAKYPLLVHVKESLRTLEDCLDESYESLAFNNLLLHITSRVSEVDTFIDKHEPWKLAKDPDKRDELEIVLYTAAECLRILGLYVYPVMPSTAKNLAEQLGISLDFNSPLLRQKITWGSLPGGTKIRKGNALFPRIAVAEAATNILTGHEAKLSKPQGAKPVSETPASPQPAPVTPSPAAAPSPAPATAAPAAAQPAQIGIDDFMKIQLKAAKVLSAERVPKSEKLLKLQVSLGSEQRQIVAGIGKKYEPETLIGKTIVIVANLKPAKLMGIESQGMVLAAGDSEVRGLATFIEDVEPGTKVK; this is encoded by the coding sequence ATGAACAAGCGCGACACCTTCTACATCACGACGCCGATCTACTACGTCAACGACGTCCCTCACATCGGCCACGCATATACGACCGTCGCCGCCGACGTGCTCGCCCGCTACTGGCGATTACGTGGACGCGACGTGTTTTTCCTGACCGGTCTGGATGAACACGGGCAGAAGGTCCAGCAGGCCGCGGCCAAAGCCGGTATCGACCCGCAAGCCCACTGCGACCGCCTCGCGCCGCAGTTCACAAACCTCTGGCAACGGTTGAACATTTCCAATGACGCCTTCATCCGCACCACGGATAAACAACATCAAGCCGTGGTTCAACGATACCTTCAACAGCTGTACGATAAACAGCTGATTTACAAGGCAGACTACACGGGATGGTATTGCACGTACGATGAGCGGTTCTGGACGGAAAAGGATGTCGCCGATGGCCTCTGTCCGGATTGTAAACGTTCCATCGAACGACTGAGTGAGCACAATTATTTTTTCAAGATGGGGCAGTATCAGGAACGGCTGATCGACCACATCCGAACCCACGAGGATTTCATTCGCCCCGTCTCCCGGCGGAACGAAGTACTGGGATTTCTGCAGACTCAAAAGCTGGGCGATCTCTCGATCTCACGTCCGAAATCCCGCCTCTCCTGGGGCATCGAACTTCCGTTCGACAAAGACTACGTCACCTACGTTTGGTTCGATGCGCTGGTCAATTACGTGTCCGCCCTGGAATACAAATCGGGACTCGAGCGATTCTGGCCGGCCAATGCCCATCTCGTGGGCAAGGACATCCTCACCACCCACGCGGTCTACTGGTCCACGATGTTGATGGCGCTGGAGCGCCCGCTGCCTCACTCGATTTTTGCGCACGGCTGGTGGACCGTCGATGGCGAGAAGATGTCCAAGAGCCGGGGCAACGTTGTTGATCCCAACGCCATGATCGATCAGTTCGGCGCGGATGCGTTCCGCTACTTCCTGTTGCGCGAAGTGCCGTTCGGACAGGACGGAGATTTCTCGGAACAAGCATTGGCAAGACGAGTAAACAGCGATTTAGCCAATGGGATCGGTAATTTGCTAAGCCGCACTTTGACGATGATCGAGCGTAATTGTTCAGGTTCGATTCCTACAGTGCCGACGGATTACCTGGACAGCGAGGCGGCAAGGGCAAAATATCCGCTGCTCGTTCACGTAAAAGAATCGCTCCGCACATTAGAAGACTGCCTCGACGAGTCTTATGAGAGCCTTGCCTTCAATAATCTTCTCCTCCACATCACAAGTCGAGTTTCGGAGGTCGATACCTTCATCGATAAGCACGAGCCGTGGAAGCTCGCGAAAGACCCCGACAAGCGGGATGAGCTGGAAATCGTCTTGTATACAGCCGCTGAATGCCTACGAATCCTTGGCCTATACGTTTACCCCGTTATGCCTAGCACAGCTAAAAATCTAGCCGAGCAGTTAGGAATTAGTCTCGACTTCAACTCACCGTTGCTGCGCCAGAAAATCACTTGGGGTTCGCTTCCAGGCGGCACCAAAATCCGCAAAGGAAATGCATTGTTCCCAAGAATCGCGGTTGCAGAAGCTGCCACAAATATTCTTACTGGTCATGAAGCGAAATTATCCAAACCACAAGGAGCCAAACCCGTGAGCGAGACACCTGCATCTCCGCAGCCAGCCCCTGTGACTCCGAGCCCCGCTGCAGCCCCAAGCCCGGCCCCTGCGACCGCCGCCCCCGCTGCCGCGCAACCGGCGCAGATCGGCATCGACGACTTCATGAAAATCCAACTGAAGGCGGCGAAAGTCTTGTCGGCGGAGCGGGTTCCGAAATCCGAAAAGCTGCTCAAGCTCCAGGTCAGCCTTGGCAGCGAACAGCGACAGATCGTCGCCGGTATCGGCAAAAAGTACGAGCCGGAAACACTGATCGGAAAAACCATCGTCATCGTAGCGAATTTGAAACCGGCCAAACTGATGGGCATCGAATCTCAGGGCATGGTCCTCGCGGCGGGCGACAGCGAAGTGCGCGGACTCGCCACCTTCATCGAAGATGTGGAGCCCGGCACCAAAGTGAAATGA
- the holB gene encoding DNA polymerase III subunit delta', with product MPFADIIGHDSAKTLLRSAILQNRLAHAYLFHGDDRIGKRLLALRLAQALLCETVPDDPTPDACGACRACRQVDARTHPDFMVIEPDQELANPQIKIELIRDIEHQMIYRPLIGDRKICLIDDADRMTIGAANALLKTLEEPPDHSLFILVSSRPYALPATIRSRCQALRLTAPAQTQVEAAVILKRELPPADAHFLAVLSDGQLGRALECDLEQARNSQKEFAAIFSSKGLQSYATVLAAAEALSKEERGPEAFDWLLRWLRDVLLVAVGAGSDHVLNLDQKAGMQALAERIDIDELLDLINDLEKLERQAHRNLNVQMALETILLRVRHLLTPQDTADTPR from the coding sequence ATGCCATTCGCTGATATCATCGGCCATGACAGCGCCAAAACCTTGCTCCGGTCTGCAATCCTGCAGAATCGGCTTGCGCATGCCTACCTCTTCCATGGCGACGATCGCATCGGCAAACGCCTCCTCGCCCTCCGCCTGGCGCAAGCGCTCCTCTGCGAAACCGTCCCGGACGATCCGACTCCGGATGCCTGCGGCGCCTGCCGGGCCTGCCGCCAGGTGGACGCGCGCACCCATCCGGACTTCATGGTGATCGAGCCGGATCAAGAACTCGCGAATCCCCAAATCAAGATCGAGCTCATTCGCGACATCGAGCACCAGATGATCTATCGCCCGCTGATCGGTGATCGGAAGATCTGCCTGATCGACGACGCGGATCGCATGACGATCGGCGCCGCCAATGCCTTGCTGAAAACGTTGGAAGAGCCGCCCGACCACAGCCTGTTCATTCTGGTGTCGAGCCGACCCTATGCGCTGCCGGCTACGATCCGCTCCCGCTGCCAGGCCCTGCGCCTGACGGCACCCGCGCAAACCCAGGTGGAAGCCGCCGTCATTCTGAAGCGCGAACTGCCTCCCGCCGACGCGCACTTCCTGGCGGTGCTCAGCGACGGACAATTGGGGCGGGCCCTGGAATGCGATCTCGAACAGGCGCGGAACAGCCAGAAGGAATTCGCCGCCATTTTTTCATCCAAAGGCCTCCAGTCGTATGCCACCGTCCTCGCCGCCGCCGAAGCCCTGTCGAAAGAAGAGCGTGGACCGGAAGCCTTCGACTGGCTGCTACGTTGGCTGCGCGATGTGCTCCTGGTTGCCGTCGGCGCCGGCTCCGATCATGTGCTCAATCTGGATCAAAAGGCCGGCATGCAGGCGCTGGCCGAACGCATCGACATCGACGAACTGCTGGACCTGATCAACGATCTCGAAAAACTGGAGCGGCAGGCCCATCGGAACCTGAACGTGCAGATGGCGCTTGAAACCATCTTGCTGCGGGTCCGTCACCTGCTGACGCCTCAGGACACCGCCGACACGCCGCGATAA
- the tmk gene encoding dTMP kinase, whose amino-acid sequence MMTPRNRPPRGLFITLEGTEGCGKSTQAKLLGEHLRNQGYDTVETREPGGTPLAEKIRSLLLDRADEPVAPETEAFLVLAARRQHVAQVIEPALARGSIVLCDRFIDSTLAYQGYARGLDIATLERLNRLAAHALMPDLTLVFDLPVSTGLARRRSAAELNRLDRESLRFHRSVRTGFLDLAKRHPTRIKVLSARASKETVAHAVARVVTPMLGHIRRGVDHNRPAASRPSPQKSQARHAIR is encoded by the coding sequence ATGATGACGCCACGCAACCGACCACCCCGGGGCCTGTTCATTACCCTCGAGGGAACGGAGGGGTGCGGAAAATCGACCCAGGCCAAACTCCTGGGCGAACACCTCCGGAACCAGGGATACGACACGGTTGAAACCCGGGAGCCGGGCGGCACTCCGCTCGCTGAAAAAATCCGTTCGCTGCTCCTGGATCGCGCCGACGAACCGGTGGCGCCCGAAACCGAGGCGTTTCTGGTCCTCGCCGCGCGCCGGCAACATGTCGCTCAGGTCATCGAACCGGCACTCGCGCGTGGCAGCATCGTGCTCTGCGACCGGTTCATCGACTCCACGCTTGCCTATCAGGGCTATGCGCGAGGACTAGACATCGCCACGCTCGAACGACTCAATCGCCTCGCCGCCCATGCGCTCATGCCGGACCTGACACTGGTGTTCGACCTCCCCGTTTCGACGGGACTGGCGCGACGGCGTTCCGCCGCCGAGTTGAACCGGCTGGATCGCGAGTCTCTCCGGTTTCACCGGAGCGTTCGGACCGGATTTCTCGATCTGGCCAAACGTCACCCCACACGAATCAAGGTCCTGTCCGCAAGGGCATCGAAAGAGACGGTGGCCCACGCAGTCGCCCGGGTCGTCACGCCGATGCTCGGTCACATCCGCCGGGGCGTAGACCACAACAGGCCGGCAGCAAGCCGGCCGTCACCTCAGAAGTCACAGGCTCGCCATGCCATTCGCTGA
- a CDS encoding DUF502 domain-containing protein — protein sequence MLKASLKRYFLTGLLIMIPFWGTILILKTLFVSLDGILGDATAQLVTPGYYVPGLGIVALILLIFVTGLFAANFIGRHVVRQWEGLLNRVPVVRGIYSTIKSMMDILSFAERESYRRVVLIQFPKNGHYCFAFVTGVTKGEMQQLSPDPLVHVYVPTSPNPTSGYFLLVPEREVIAVDITVEEAMKLIVSGGLYTPTPPSGGTSQTSGKTWAPIKQPDAGVQVG from the coding sequence ATGTTGAAAGCTTCACTCAAACGTTATTTTCTCACCGGTTTGCTGATCATGATCCCCTTCTGGGGGACCATCCTGATTTTGAAAACCCTGTTCGTCAGTCTGGACGGCATTCTCGGCGATGCTACGGCTCAGTTGGTGACCCCCGGCTACTATGTGCCGGGCTTGGGGATCGTGGCGCTGATCCTGCTCATTTTTGTCACCGGGCTGTTTGCCGCGAATTTTATTGGCCGTCATGTGGTGCGACAGTGGGAGGGATTGCTCAATCGCGTGCCGGTCGTGCGCGGCATCTATTCCACTATCAAGTCGATGATGGACATTCTGTCGTTTGCGGAGCGGGAGAGTTATCGCCGCGTCGTGCTGATCCAGTTTCCCAAGAACGGCCACTATTGTTTTGCGTTCGTGACCGGGGTGACGAAGGGGGAAATGCAGCAGCTCTCGCCGGATCCGCTGGTGCACGTCTACGTACCGACCTCGCCCAATCCCACGTCCGGATATTTCTTGCTGGTGCCCGAGCGTGAAGTGATCGCCGTGGATATTACGGTGGAAGAGGCCATGAAGCTGATTGTCTCGGGGGGACTCTACACGCCGACTCCTCCATCGGGCGGCACGTCGCAGACCAGCGGGAAGACGTGGGCGCCTATTAAGCAACCAGACGCAGGTGTGCAGGTCGGTTGA